Proteins encoded within one genomic window of Bradyrhizobium sp. 186:
- a CDS encoding undecaprenyl-phosphate glucose phosphotransferase encodes MSSATYGSKHLSSTVTGRSPSLQRPFQIVIMAGDFLLVLLSYICANLAHRELMGIPADQELSVGAGLIVAMLFVTIAFVQGGYDRHNLLNASWQSRKILLVWVLSLTILAVAAFLLKSTAVLSRFTIILFAVMGLIGLGAHRAVWRLVLTSSFAKGHSFKRRVVLLSPRPLDFTSSRFKDLRKNGFEVVHHVVLNLTLQHDDAAWDRDVLQIVRGSRAAEADEFLLAFDWNELPTLQKLSQRLRQVPNAVRLLPDFAIADLVSRPFVPFSGTMAIEIQRPPLSIAERALKRGLDVSLASLGLLCMGPLLIIIAILIKLDSPGSVIFRQTRRGFNGTPFDIWKFRSMTVSDNGPEIRQASKRDARVTRIGRLLRRTSIDELPQLWNVLRGEMSLVGPRPHALAHDNYYNQMISNYAYRHHVKPGLTGWAQVNGFRGETPTIDLMKKRVEYDVWYVTNWSIWLDLRILMRTAIVLSSLDAY; translated from the coding sequence ATGTCCTCAGCCACATACGGTTCCAAGCATTTATCTTCTACAGTCACCGGTCGTAGCCCTTCGCTGCAAAGACCGTTTCAAATCGTCATCATGGCAGGCGATTTCCTGCTGGTTCTGCTCAGCTACATCTGCGCTAACCTCGCTCATCGTGAACTCATGGGAATTCCGGCCGACCAGGAGCTTTCAGTGGGCGCCGGCTTGATCGTGGCCATGCTATTTGTCACGATTGCTTTCGTTCAAGGCGGCTACGACCGTCACAATCTGCTAAATGCGAGCTGGCAATCGCGCAAGATCCTCCTTGTTTGGGTCTTGTCACTGACAATTCTGGCGGTTGCTGCATTCCTGTTGAAATCAACGGCCGTTCTATCCCGCTTCACCATCATTTTGTTCGCGGTAATGGGCCTCATTGGCCTGGGCGCACACCGCGCGGTCTGGCGCCTCGTCTTGACTTCATCCTTTGCCAAGGGCCACTCCTTCAAGCGGCGGGTCGTGTTGCTCAGCCCAAGACCACTCGATTTCACCTCCAGCCGTTTCAAGGATTTGCGCAAGAACGGTTTTGAGGTCGTGCATCACGTCGTGCTGAATTTGACGTTGCAGCACGACGATGCAGCGTGGGACCGGGATGTTCTCCAGATCGTTCGAGGGTCTCGTGCGGCGGAAGCAGATGAATTTCTCCTCGCTTTCGACTGGAACGAACTTCCAACATTACAAAAGCTGAGCCAACGGTTGCGCCAGGTACCAAATGCCGTTCGCTTGCTGCCTGATTTTGCGATCGCGGACCTCGTGTCACGGCCTTTCGTGCCCTTCAGCGGCACGATGGCGATCGAAATCCAGCGGCCCCCTCTTTCAATCGCCGAACGTGCCCTGAAACGCGGCCTCGATGTCAGCTTGGCCTCTCTAGGGCTGTTGTGCATGGGCCCGCTACTGATCATAATAGCGATTCTGATCAAGCTGGACTCCCCGGGCAGCGTCATTTTTCGTCAAACACGACGCGGTTTCAACGGCACGCCGTTCGATATCTGGAAATTTCGCAGCATGACGGTTTCGGATAATGGCCCCGAGATTAGGCAGGCAAGCAAACGGGATGCGAGAGTTACCAGGATCGGGCGTCTCTTGCGCAGGACGAGCATCGATGAATTGCCTCAACTCTGGAATGTCCTGCGCGGAGAAATGTCGTTAGTTGGCCCGCGCCCGCACGCGCTTGCGCACGACAACTACTACAATCAGATGATCAGTAACTACGCTTATCGCCACCACGTGAAGCCTGGCCTAACTGGCTGGGCCCAAGTCAACGGCTTCCGTGGTGAAACACCAACCATCGACTTGATGAAAAAGCGCGTCGAATACGACGTCTGGTATGTTACCAATTGGAGCATCTGGCTGGATCTTCGCATTTTAATGCGTACAGCGATTGTGCTTTCGAGCCTAGATGCTTACTGA